One Saccharopolyspora erythraea NRRL 2338 genomic region harbors:
- a CDS encoding NIPSNAP family protein, with product MLYEIAHLALKLYTVPKALSALEDYTTGAAARGRLLGCWETEHGVIVGRVLLLREFEDAETLAQERQRVLTSSDPFGVGEYLESFTVETYAPFPFVPPVQVGRYGDVYEFRTYELKVGGLLPTMAGWEAALPERTEMFPLTTAMYGLDGVPRITHIWPFPGLDERLAIRRASYERGIWPPENGPENIAHATSTIAIPTAFSPLH from the coding sequence GTGCTGTACGAAATCGCCCATCTCGCACTGAAGCTCTACACGGTGCCCAAAGCGCTTTCCGCCCTCGAGGACTACACCACGGGCGCGGCCGCCCGCGGCAGACTGCTCGGCTGCTGGGAAACGGAGCACGGCGTCATCGTCGGCCGGGTGCTCCTGCTCCGGGAGTTCGAGGACGCCGAAACGCTCGCGCAGGAACGGCAGCGGGTCCTCACCAGTTCCGATCCGTTCGGGGTCGGCGAGTACCTGGAGTCGTTCACCGTCGAGACCTACGCCCCGTTCCCCTTCGTCCCTCCCGTGCAGGTCGGACGCTACGGCGACGTCTACGAGTTCCGGACGTATGAGCTCAAAGTCGGCGGACTGCTACCCACCATGGCCGGATGGGAGGCCGCACTCCCCGAACGCACCGAGATGTTCCCGCTCACCACGGCGATGTACGGGCTGGACGGCGTCCCCCGCATCACGCACATCTGGCCGTTCCCCGGCCTCGACGAACGCCTGGCCATCCGCCGCGCGTCCTACGAACGCGGAATCTGGCCACCCGAGAACGGCCCGGAGAACATCGCGCACGCGACCTCCACCATCGCCATTCCCACCGCGTTCTCCCCGTTGCACTGA
- a CDS encoding GtrA family protein, protein MSIDEKTTTRVPAVERAGDALTRLLDRLPRPLRRLLPRELVGFAILGWFTFLVDLAILASLRAWTALPLPVAVTIAYLLAFGLNFILNRTLNFRSHAPIAGQAVRWAVVIVADYGLTLGVTTGLTALGVDFRLARLLAGACVAVFTYTASRWWVFREKSPAQS, encoded by the coding sequence GTGAGTATCGACGAGAAAACCACGACCAGGGTCCCCGCGGTCGAGCGAGCCGGCGATGCGCTCACCCGGCTTCTGGACCGGCTCCCCCGCCCGCTTCGACGGCTTCTTCCCCGCGAACTCGTCGGCTTCGCGATCCTGGGGTGGTTCACCTTCCTCGTCGATCTCGCGATCCTGGCGTCGTTGCGGGCCTGGACCGCCCTGCCACTGCCCGTCGCGGTGACCATCGCCTACCTGCTCGCCTTCGGGCTGAACTTCATCCTCAACCGAACGCTCAACTTCCGGTCACACGCTCCGATCGCAGGCCAGGCCGTCCGCTGGGCGGTGGTGATCGTCGCCGACTACGGGCTCACCCTCGGCGTCACCACGGGACTCACGGCGCTGGGCGTGGACTTCCGCCTGGCCAGACTCCTCGCGGGGGCCTGCGTCGCGGTGTTCACCTACACCGCGTCCCGCTGGTGGGTCTTCCGCGAGAAGTCCCCCGCCCAGAGCTGA
- a CDS encoding STAS domain-containing protein: protein MTTVPSRASANENLVASPRSSGEQQPGSSAVPAPRPPQSEPGRPVRLRCRRIAEGALVLCADGALDGVGEADFAELMRQLLHESERLVVLDLSAVSFMTTAGAVALLEADCRARIQGVALMVVSSPAVDRLLGLIDVADRFTYAPSVATCLARLGTAGGLVPQPRTHPVSDDLEEG, encoded by the coding sequence ATGACGACTGTGCCTTCACGTGCCTCTGCGAACGAGAACCTGGTCGCGTCCCCGCGCTCTTCCGGCGAGCAGCAACCCGGGAGCAGTGCCGTACCGGCACCGCGACCGCCGCAGTCGGAACCGGGGCGGCCGGTTCGGCTGCGCTGCCGGCGGATTGCCGAGGGTGCGTTGGTGCTGTGCGCCGATGGAGCGCTCGACGGTGTCGGCGAGGCGGACTTCGCCGAGCTGATGCGCCAGCTCCTGCACGAATCCGAGCGGTTGGTGGTGCTGGACCTCTCGGCGGTGTCGTTCATGACCACCGCCGGTGCGGTGGCGCTGCTGGAAGCCGACTGCCGTGCCCGGATCCAGGGCGTGGCGCTGATGGTCGTCTCCAGTCCCGCGGTGGATCGCCTCCTCGGGCTGATCGACGTCGCCGACCGGTTCACCTACGCCCCGTCGGTGGCCACCTGCCTGGCGCGGCTGGGGACGGCTGGGGGCTTGGTGCCGCAACCCCGGACACATCCTGTTTCCGACGATCTCGAGGAGGGCTGA
- a CDS encoding YbhB/YbcL family Raf kinase inhibitor-like protein, with translation MPEPGSHKYDVKRTRRRGEYEDAGVPDQRADEAASEDLQRTHPPQRPDDDRPAGPLGERPRGPAGGQGRERDTEGGGIRLSSSAFSDHAMLPHRCSRDGGNIAPALEWSQVPDGTAELAVLCEDPDAPNGTFVHWVVSNIPPTVTRIGGGDVPDEAVESRNDFGDRGWGGPHPPAGDEAHRYFFRVFASEQPLGLGADATADDLRDALAGHELARGNIVGLFQR, from the coding sequence ATGCCAGAGCCTGGCAGCCACAAGTACGACGTCAAGCGCACCAGGCGCCGCGGCGAATACGAAGACGCAGGCGTGCCCGACCAGCGAGCCGACGAAGCCGCCAGCGAAGACCTCCAACGCACGCACCCGCCCCAGCGCCCCGATGACGACCGCCCGGCAGGCCCGCTCGGGGAACGCCCGCGCGGCCCCGCCGGCGGGCAGGGACGCGAGCGCGACACCGAAGGCGGCGGCATCCGGCTGAGCAGCAGCGCCTTCAGCGACCACGCGATGCTTCCGCACCGGTGCAGCCGGGACGGCGGCAACATCGCTCCTGCCCTCGAGTGGTCCCAGGTCCCCGACGGCACCGCGGAGCTGGCCGTGCTCTGCGAGGACCCCGACGCACCGAACGGCACTTTCGTGCACTGGGTCGTCTCCAACATCCCGCCCACGGTGACCCGCATCGGTGGCGGCGACGTCCCGGACGAAGCGGTCGAATCCCGCAACGACTTCGGCGACCGTGGCTGGGGTGGGCCTCACCCGCCCGCCGGGGACGAAGCACACCGCTACTTCTTCCGGGTCTTCGCCTCCGAGCAGCCCCTCGGGCTTGGTGCCGATGCCACTGCTGACGACCTGCGCGACGCCCTCGCCGGCCACGAACTCGCACGCGGCAACATCGTCGGCCTGTTCCAGCGCTGA